A single Halogeometricum sp. S3BR5-2 DNA region contains:
- a CDS encoding PrsW family intramembrane metalloprotease: protein MYNGLRFVSRAVVILLSILLLLTLVALGGLGLLLDRPIVTVLVFFSVAPAFGLAAYVWYADPTTSEPLWLLLATFLLGLLFANFAAVINSLMQPLFVWIPVAGLSLYFYLVVAPIEEFVKLLAVRLYAFNSNSFDSVIDGAVYGAFAGLGFATIENALYVSRGFQTALQGSAGGEMPVLGIVAGTAAVRALAGPGHVIYSAIAGYYLGLAKFNPEDAGPIIVKGLLIAALIHGTYNSLSTVVPNALVAGLSLPPALATLSFIIGYVSLFSYLLYRKIVRYRAVYETVGATTQTADRQL from the coding sequence ACGCTGGTCGCTCTCGGTGGCCTCGGACTTCTACTGGACCGACCGATCGTTACCGTTCTCGTGTTCTTCTCTGTCGCCCCCGCGTTCGGACTCGCAGCATATGTTTGGTACGCGGATCCCACGACTAGCGAGCCACTCTGGCTGTTACTCGCGACGTTTTTGCTCGGATTGCTGTTCGCGAACTTTGCTGCCGTCATCAACAGTCTCATGCAACCGCTCTTTGTCTGGATTCCGGTCGCGGGACTGTCCCTGTACTTCTACCTCGTCGTCGCGCCGATCGAAGAGTTTGTCAAACTGCTCGCCGTTCGACTGTATGCATTTAATAGCAACTCGTTCGATTCGGTTATCGACGGGGCTGTCTACGGTGCGTTCGCTGGCCTCGGGTTTGCCACTATCGAGAATGCGCTCTACGTCAGCCGTGGATTCCAGACAGCACTTCAGGGAAGCGCTGGGGGCGAAATGCCAGTCCTCGGCATCGTTGCGGGGACGGCCGCTGTCCGTGCGTTAGCGGGGCCCGGGCACGTTATTTATTCCGCCATTGCAGGGTATTACTTGGGTCTGGCAAAGTTCAATCCCGAAGATGCAGGGCCAATAATCGTCAAGGGGTTACTTATCGCTGCGCTCATCCACGGGACGTACAATTCACTCTCGACGGTCGTCCCGAACGCGCTCGTGGCGGGCCTGAGCCTTCCCCCTGCTCTTGCGACACTCTCGTTCATAATCGGGTACGTGTCCCTCTTTAGCTATCTGCTTTACAGGAAAATTGTTCGGTATCGGGCGGTGTATGAGACGGTAGGTGCTACTACACAAACGGCAGATCGACAACTATAG